One window of Streptomyces sp. FIT100 genomic DNA carries:
- a CDS encoding terpene synthase family protein has translation MEDAELGAISWIDSLSKERVEMVDNYPSLQPLPFYCPVPEIPPPSSNAIDARSVQWMLDLGMCERTSPMTRNNVGSYAALMYPFTLNKECLQIATDLLYFGFAYDDTQIANPELCTTATLAPAIGKLLAVLDAPEAPTTDPYERGLLDIITRLQAAAGLNMALQVADDMRKYLLCSLWQHSLWERGLTPALSDYMSMRIRDTGGTWVATLTAACGGYDLPASIQQHPRARAAAQAVILTATLDNDIFSFHREDAEGQKNAVHILLPDCDNDLARALAASVTLRNRLMLLYTRLRDEPEDTETRPVLYRYIHDLGHIVRGNLQWHQSVTHRYDTGKPPLCSPVWTDDGSDIDASPLPLTSIAWWWDLLCDAA, from the coding sequence GTGGAGGACGCGGAGCTCGGAGCGATCTCCTGGATCGACAGCCTTTCCAAGGAAAGAGTCGAGATGGTCGACAACTATCCCTCACTCCAGCCCTTGCCCTTTTACTGCCCGGTACCTGAAATCCCTCCCCCATCCAGCAACGCAATCGACGCCCGTTCCGTGCAATGGATGCTCGATCTCGGGATGTGCGAGAGGACCTCCCCGATGACACGGAACAACGTCGGCTCCTACGCCGCCCTGATGTATCCGTTCACCCTCAACAAGGAATGCCTCCAGATCGCAACAGACCTCCTGTACTTCGGCTTCGCCTACGACGACACGCAAATTGCCAACCCGGAACTGTGCACCACGGCAACCTTGGCCCCCGCGATCGGGAAACTTCTCGCCGTTCTGGATGCGCCTGAGGCACCCACGACTGACCCCTACGAGAGAGGCTTGCTCGACATCATCACCCGGCTACAAGCGGCAGCTGGCTTGAACATGGCCCTTCAGGTCGCCGACGACATGCGCAAATACCTGCTGTGCTCCCTGTGGCAGCACAGCCTCTGGGAACGAGGGTTGACCCCCGCCCTCAGCGACTACATGAGCATGCGCATCCGCGACACAGGCGGAACCTGGGTTGCCACCCTCACCGCAGCATGCGGTGGCTACGATCTGCCGGCCTCGATCCAGCAGCACCCACGGGCACGCGCCGCAGCACAAGCCGTCATCCTCACAGCCACTCTCGACAACGACATCTTCTCGTTCCACCGTGAAGACGCCGAGGGCCAGAAGAACGCCGTGCACATCCTGCTCCCCGACTGTGACAACGACCTCGCCCGCGCCCTTGCAGCCTCCGTCACCCTGCGCAACCGCCTCATGCTGCTCTACACGCGGCTGCGCGACGAACCTGAAGACACTGAAACACGGCCCGTTCTGTACCGCTACATCCATGACCTCGGACACATCGTGCGCGGCAACCTCCAGTGGCACCAGTCCGTGACCCACCGATACGACACCGGCAAGCCACCCCTCTGCTCCCCGGTCTGGACCGACGACGGTTCCGACATCGACGCCTCCCCACTCCCTCTGACCTCCATCGCCTGGTGGTGGGACCTCCTATGCGATGCGGCATGA
- a CDS encoding phage major capsid protein has product MDVILSDAPEDLHQHPHDRRREVPRRLGPPALRRRRPEPHRHLQHPGVQQYTGLATDQYSVQIRRSITEALAEYDPTGIVLSPTMWEHVKVEEDKTGAFRVALQIAVGAKKQVWRLNVVETTAMADDNFLVGAFGLGAQLHDRENVSVTVSSENADNFEKA; this is encoded by the coding sequence GTGGATGTCATCCTGTCGGACGCGCCTGAAGACCTTCATCAACACCCGCATGATCGAAGGCGTGAAGTACCAAGAAGGCTGGGACCTCCTGCACTCCGTCGGCGACGGCCAGAGCCTCACCGGCATCTTCAACACCCCGGCGTTCAGCAGTACACCGGTCTCGCCACCGACCAGTACAGCGTCCAGATCCGCCGCTCGATCACGGAGGCGCTGGCCGAGTACGACCCGACCGGCATCGTCCTGTCGCCGACAATGTGGGAGCACGTCAAGGTCGAAGAGGATAAGACCGGAGCGTTCCGTGTCGCCTTGCAGATCGCCGTCGGCGCGAAGAAGCAGGTCTGGCGCCTGAACGTCGTCGAAACCACGGCGATGGCGGATGACAACTTCCTGGTCGGTGCCTTCGGGCTCGGCGCCCAGCTCCACGACAGGGAGAACGTCAGCGTCACCGTCAGCTCAGAGAACGCGGACAACTTCGAGAAGGCCTGA
- a CDS encoding Pls/PosA family non-ribosomal peptide synthetase translates to MIDDSVEDTSDSNSATAGIEAQLAEVLAGVLRVERVPVDGHFFTDLGADSLVMAQFCARVRKRDDLPAVSMKDIYRHSMIQSLAASLTDTPSRETANTSPTVPAQGDAAACESETAPIGAWHHVLCGAMQLLVFLGFSCAGAVAAIRGYEWIEAASGTAGVYLRAVLFGAAVFLVLCALPVVAKWILIGRFTARRVPVWGLGYLRFWCVKTCIRISPVRLFMGSPLYVVYLRALGARIGRGVTILTRNVPVCADLNSIGEGTVVRKDVFMSGYRAHDGWIEMGPVTLGADVTVCEQTVVDIGTSMGDGAQLGHASSLHSGQSVPPGESWHGTPARPASTDFRAVEPVPCGTVRRFFYGLWELLAVLLVYLPLTLAGVTMVLTVVPQLNAVVTAGPLAFTSWEFFVEALIASLVAFLGGLLALLVVVSTVPRLLTLVIKPGRVYRLYGFHHSIQRAVMRMTNIRFLVLLFGDSSAIVHYLRSVGYDLRRVQQTGSNFGSLVKHDTPYLSHVGAGTMVADGLSVINADFSSTSFRYSRAEIGTNSFLGNNIAYPARARIGDNCLLATKVMVPVDGPVREGVGLLGSPSFEIPRTVLRDSRFDHLATGDELRRRLAAKNRHNALTACLFLLMHWFHFFVLALVATAAVDLYHRFGAVVFAVAGLVSLSFTVGFFALVERVITARQPLKPLYCSIYDPSFWRHERFGKLTTHRYMQVFNGTPFKALLWRLLGVRIGRRVFDDGCSLIERTLVSIGDGCTLNAGTVVQCHSQEDGAFKSDRITIRSGVTLGVGAFVHYGTVVGDRAQLAADSFLMKGEKVPARAHWSGNPAQEAEVVDGHGSERPVPDLPAVRDGAGDPARVTG, encoded by the coding sequence ATGATCGACGACAGTGTTGAGGACACCAGCGACTCCAATTCGGCAACGGCCGGTATCGAGGCGCAGCTGGCGGAGGTGCTGGCAGGCGTCCTGCGTGTGGAGCGGGTGCCGGTCGATGGTCACTTCTTCACGGATCTGGGTGCGGATTCCCTGGTGATGGCGCAGTTCTGTGCGCGGGTGCGGAAGCGGGACGATCTGCCGGCGGTGTCGATGAAGGACATCTACCGTCACTCCATGATCCAGAGCCTGGCGGCCTCTCTCACCGACACCCCTTCGAGGGAGACGGCGAACACATCCCCGACGGTCCCGGCCCAGGGAGACGCTGCGGCCTGTGAATCGGAAACAGCGCCGATCGGTGCCTGGCACCACGTGCTGTGCGGCGCGATGCAGTTGCTGGTGTTCCTCGGCTTCTCCTGCGCCGGTGCGGTGGCCGCCATCCGTGGCTACGAGTGGATCGAGGCCGCCTCCGGGACGGCCGGCGTGTATCTGCGGGCCGTTCTCTTCGGGGCGGCGGTGTTCCTGGTGCTCTGTGCGCTGCCCGTCGTGGCCAAGTGGATACTCATCGGCCGCTTCACCGCCCGCCGGGTCCCCGTGTGGGGCCTCGGGTATCTGCGCTTCTGGTGCGTCAAGACCTGCATACGCATCAGTCCGGTGCGCCTTTTCATGGGATCACCGCTGTACGTGGTGTATCTGAGGGCCCTCGGCGCGCGCATCGGCAGAGGGGTCACGATCCTTACGCGCAACGTCCCGGTCTGCGCCGATCTGAACTCCATCGGCGAGGGCACGGTCGTCCGCAAGGACGTGTTCATGTCCGGCTACCGGGCGCATGACGGCTGGATCGAGATGGGCCCGGTCACGCTCGGCGCCGACGTGACGGTCTGCGAGCAGACGGTCGTCGACATCGGGACGTCAATGGGCGACGGTGCCCAGCTGGGGCACGCATCCTCGCTGCATTCCGGGCAGTCGGTGCCCCCCGGTGAGTCCTGGCACGGGACGCCGGCTCGGCCGGCGAGCACCGATTTCCGGGCCGTCGAGCCCGTGCCGTGCGGCACCGTGCGGCGGTTCTTCTACGGTCTGTGGGAACTGCTGGCCGTGCTGCTGGTGTACCTCCCGCTGACGCTGGCCGGCGTCACCATGGTGCTGACCGTCGTGCCGCAGCTGAACGCGGTGGTGACTGCCGGACCGCTGGCCTTCACGAGCTGGGAGTTCTTCGTCGAGGCGCTGATCGCTTCCCTGGTGGCGTTCCTCGGGGGCCTGCTCGCGCTCCTCGTGGTCGTGAGCACGGTGCCTCGCCTGCTCACCTTGGTGATCAAGCCGGGCAGGGTCTACCGCCTGTACGGCTTCCACCACAGCATCCAGCGGGCGGTCATGAGGATGACCAACATCAGGTTCCTCGTCCTGCTGTTCGGCGACAGCTCAGCGATCGTGCACTACCTGCGGTCGGTCGGATACGACCTGCGCCGGGTGCAGCAGACGGGGTCGAACTTCGGCTCGCTGGTCAAACACGACACCCCGTACCTGAGCCATGTGGGCGCCGGCACGATGGTGGCCGACGGCCTGTCCGTCATCAACGCCGACTTCTCCAGCACGTCCTTCCGCTACTCCCGGGCCGAGATCGGGACGAACAGCTTCCTCGGGAACAACATCGCCTATCCCGCACGCGCCCGGATCGGCGACAACTGCCTGCTCGCGACGAAGGTCATGGTCCCCGTCGACGGGCCCGTCCGCGAGGGCGTCGGCCTGCTGGGGTCGCCCAGCTTCGAGATACCGCGGACCGTGCTCCGCGACAGCCGGTTCGACCACCTGGCCACCGGTGACGAGCTGCGCCGCCGGCTCGCGGCCAAGAACCGGCACAACGCGCTGACGGCCTGCCTATTCCTGCTGATGCACTGGTTCCACTTCTTTGTGCTCGCGCTCGTCGCGACGGCCGCGGTGGACCTCTACCACCGCTTCGGTGCGGTGGTGTTCGCCGTGGCCGGCCTGGTCAGCCTGTCGTTCACCGTCGGCTTCTTCGCCCTGGTGGAGCGGGTCATCACCGCCCGGCAGCCGCTGAAGCCGCTGTACTGCTCGATCTACGACCCGTCGTTCTGGCGGCACGAGCGCTTTGGGAAGCTGACGACGCACCGGTACATGCAGGTCTTCAACGGCACCCCGTTCAAGGCCCTGCTCTGGCGGCTGCTGGGCGTCAGGATCGGCCGCCGGGTCTTCGACGACGGCTGTTCGCTGATCGAGCGGACCCTCGTCAGTATCGGCGACGGCTGCACCCTCAACGCCGGGACGGTCGTCCAGTGCCACTCGCAGGAGGACGGCGCCTTCAAGTCCGACCGGATCACCATCCGCTCGGGCGTGACCCTCGGCGTCGGCGCGTTCGTCCACTACGGGACCGTCGTGGGCGACCGGGCTCAACTCGCCGCCGATTCCTTCCTGATGAAGGGCGAGAAGGTACCCGCCCGTGCGCACTGGAGCGGCAACCCGGCCCAGGAGGCCGAGGTCGTCGACGGGCACGGAAGCGAACGCCCTGTGCCGGACCTGCCCGCCGTACGGGACGGAGCCGGTGATCCTGCCCGTGTTACGGGCTGA
- a CDS encoding sensor histidine kinase: protein MTARRPPPLVVDAALVALALVDVWVHWDGAEVLRTAFGLGGAFALLLRRHHPLLTFVLTLPAVLLSDAIFAGLAALYTLGSRSRRRLLLVCCALAFTICDMTSLPSPTVVLAGGETLITLGYTAASAAAAVFLGQLVQTRQDLSMRLVEISKARDHEALLTAEAALAKERAQLAREMHDVVSHKVSLIAVRAGALQVGTNDAVGKDEATTIRQLSVRTLDELRHMVSVLRASGGHRTELTPQPSLSDVEQLVRTSGIDMEFRSDLPEGLPPPVERAIYRTVQEALTNARKHAPGASARVLLSHERGLVRVTVTNSAPSRPALSLPGSQYGLVSLHQRAALLGGSVTHGPTADGGYELRLELPVPDTA, encoded by the coding sequence ATGACTGCCCGCCGCCCGCCCCCGCTGGTCGTGGACGCCGCCCTTGTCGCCCTCGCGCTTGTGGACGTCTGGGTGCATTGGGACGGTGCGGAAGTGCTCCGCACGGCCTTTGGCCTGGGCGGGGCCTTCGCCCTGCTGCTACGCCGGCACCACCCGCTCCTCACCTTTGTCCTCACCCTGCCGGCGGTCCTGCTGTCGGACGCGATCTTCGCCGGGCTGGCCGCTCTGTACACGCTCGGCTCCCGGAGCCGTCGGCGTCTCCTTCTGGTTTGTTGCGCTCTGGCTTTCACGATCTGCGACATGACCTCCCTGCCGTCGCCGACTGTCGTGCTGGCTGGGGGCGAGACGCTGATCACGCTCGGCTACACGGCGGCCTCGGCTGCTGCTGCCGTCTTCCTTGGGCAGCTCGTACAGACCCGGCAGGATCTGTCCATGCGTCTGGTGGAGATCTCGAAGGCACGTGACCACGAGGCGCTGCTGACCGCCGAGGCCGCGCTGGCAAAGGAACGGGCGCAGCTCGCCCGAGAGATGCACGACGTCGTCTCGCACAAGGTGAGCCTGATCGCGGTACGCGCCGGTGCCCTCCAGGTCGGTACGAACGACGCTGTCGGGAAGGACGAGGCGACGACGATTCGCCAGTTGAGCGTCCGGACCCTGGACGAGCTTCGTCATATGGTCAGCGTCCTGCGCGCCTCCGGCGGGCACCGCACGGAACTGACCCCCCAGCCGTCGCTCAGCGATGTCGAGCAGCTCGTCAGAACCAGCGGTATCGACATGGAGTTCAGGTCGGACCTGCCCGAGGGGCTGCCGCCGCCGGTGGAGCGCGCCATCTATCGCACGGTTCAGGAAGCCCTGACCAATGCGCGTAAGCACGCCCCGGGCGCCAGCGCCAGGGTCCTCCTCAGTCACGAGAGGGGCCTTGTGCGCGTCACTGTCACCAACAGCGCACCGAGCCGACCCGCGCTGTCACTCCCCGGCTCGCAGTACGGACTGGTCAGCCTGCACCAGCGCGCTGCGCTCCTCGGTGGCAGCGTGACCCACGGCCCGACGGCCGACGGCGGCTACGAACTCCGCCTTGAGCTTCCGGTGCCTGATACGGCCTGA
- a CDS encoding SgcJ/EcaC family oxidoreductase, giving the protein MKTSRPARRGLLLATPVAVALAVTGCSSSGGTDPDTTQKTTSAARADGTLSAPDETSIRRLFDQMNKAWERGDAKAYAATHTADADLVDFRGTHAVGREGIMDLLQPAFDGPLKGTRVEATIKDLRLLSPTVAVMHTEGKIVPTGGESLQTFVVEKEAGGWKFAAFQNTRIQGQP; this is encoded by the coding sequence ATGAAGACCAGCCGTCCCGCCCGCCGCGGACTGCTTCTTGCGACACCTGTCGCCGTCGCCCTCGCCGTAACAGGGTGCAGCTCGTCCGGCGGCACTGACCCCGATACGACGCAGAAGACGACCTCAGCCGCCCGTGCCGACGGCACGCTGTCCGCCCCCGACGAGACGTCGATTCGCCGACTCTTCGACCAGATGAACAAGGCGTGGGAGAGGGGGGATGCCAAGGCATACGCGGCAACGCACACCGCGGACGCCGACCTCGTCGACTTCCGCGGCACCCACGCCGTCGGCCGAGAGGGGATCATGGATCTCCTCCAACCCGCCTTCGACGGGCCGCTGAAGGGAACCCGAGTCGAAGCGACGATCAAGGACCTCCGCCTCCTGTCGCCCACCGTGGCGGTCATGCACACCGAGGGGAAGATCGTCCCCACCGGCGGCGAGTCCCTTCAGACCTTCGTCGTGGAGAAGGAAGCCGGAGGGTGGAAGTTCGCCGCCTTCCAGAACACACGGATCCAGGGTCAGCCGTAG
- a CDS encoding PadR family transcriptional regulator has translation MAKRRKVSNMLALPVLAFLIERPMHPYELVSLLKSRRKDRSIKINYSSLYTVVANLEKHGFIEALATHREGRRPERTVYRITESGREELTDWMRELVSSPEKEYSKFEGALSLLVVLPPNEVIGLLHERMRTLESQAAAQKAELEYESKLPRLFHIESEYALALTQLDLEWTRSLLEELETESLPGMAPWRTLHQTGGMPEEWSGLNPEQSETEETNS, from the coding sequence ATGGCGAAGCGGCGCAAGGTGAGCAACATGCTGGCTCTGCCCGTCCTGGCGTTCCTGATCGAGCGCCCGATGCATCCCTATGAGCTGGTCTCGCTGCTCAAGTCCCGCCGCAAGGACCGCAGCATCAAGATCAACTACAGCTCGCTCTACACGGTCGTGGCCAACCTGGAGAAGCACGGGTTCATCGAGGCCCTCGCGACTCACCGCGAGGGCCGCCGCCCCGAGCGCACGGTCTACCGCATCACCGAGTCCGGTCGGGAGGAGCTCACGGACTGGATGCGCGAGCTGGTCAGCTCCCCGGAGAAGGAGTACTCCAAGTTCGAGGGGGCACTGTCACTGCTCGTGGTCCTCCCGCCGAATGAGGTGATCGGACTTCTCCACGAGCGGATGCGCACTCTGGAATCCCAAGCAGCTGCCCAAAAGGCCGAGTTGGAATACGAGAGCAAGCTCCCTCGCCTGTTCCACATCGAGTCCGAGTACGCCTTGGCCCTCACCCAGCTCGACCTGGAGTGGACACGCTCCCTGCTCGAGGAGTTGGAGACGGAATCCCTGCCGGGTATGGCACCGTGGCGCACACTCCACCAGACCGGTGGGATGCCCGAGGAATGGTCGGGTCTGAACCCGGAGCAATCAGAGACCGAAGAAACCAACAGCTGA
- a CDS encoding tyrosine-type recombinase/integrase, producing MHDLRHSHASWLIAAKVPLPAIQARPGHESITTTVDRYGHLLAALDDEIIAAVEWGMNPALSFPETRMRIGSPRLCQRGPTHETPANRPVAVHGHENTLRNRVSAE from the coding sequence ATCCACGACTTGCGTCACTCGCACGCGTCCTGGCTCATAGCCGCCAAGGTTCCGCTGCCCGCGATCCAGGCCCGTCCAGGTCACGAGTCGATCACCACAACAGTTGATCGGTACGGCCACCTTCTCGCCGCCTTGGATGACGAGATCATTGCGGCAGTCGAGTGGGGCATGAACCCGGCGCTGTCGTTCCCTGAGACGCGTATGCGCATTGGCTCTCCTCGGCTATGCCAGAGAGGGCCGACACACGAGACGCCCGCAAATCGGCCCGTGGCCGTACATGGGCACGAAAATACCCTCCGGAACCGCGTTTCCGCAGAGTGA
- a CDS encoding NADPH-dependent FMN reductase: MILAGPCRILVLAGAAAPFSRARSVAEVVCRETARTGSTTVLRDLAESTLPLLHTDPGGSSALDDLRTQAEQADGMVWVTPCYHGSYSGLIKNCLDHLHTEALRGKPVGVVAVGASLTAVQASEHLRAVARALGCVTAPTQAVVAGGSSPRGRDMDLGAHNRITRMIAELYVLAGATALLRQCAAMADALPSVDRGPSA; this comes from the coding sequence GTGATCCTCGCCGGCCCCTGCCGCATTCTTGTCCTGGCCGGGGCTGCCGCCCCTTTCTCCCGCGCCCGTTCCGTCGCGGAAGTCGTCTGCCGTGAGACAGCCAGGACCGGCAGCACGACCGTCCTGCGTGACCTCGCCGAAAGTACGCTGCCGCTGCTGCACACCGACCCCGGCGGCTCGTCCGCCCTGGACGACCTGCGGACCCAGGCAGAGCAGGCGGACGGCATGGTCTGGGTCACGCCTTGCTACCACGGTAGCTACTCGGGCCTGATCAAGAACTGTCTCGACCATCTGCACACGGAGGCGCTGCGCGGCAAACCCGTCGGCGTGGTTGCGGTCGGCGCATCGCTGACGGCCGTTCAGGCGAGTGAGCATCTGCGCGCAGTCGCACGCGCCCTGGGCTGCGTCACCGCACCAACCCAAGCCGTGGTGGCGGGCGGGAGTTCTCCGCGGGGCAGAGACATGGACCTGGGAGCACACAACCGGATCACACGTATGATCGCCGAGCTGTACGTGCTTGCCGGCGCGACCGCTCTACTCCGGCAGTGCGCCGCCATGGCAGACGCCCTGCCGTCGGTCGACCGCGGGCCTTCGGCGTGA
- a CDS encoding 4-hydroxyphenylacetate 3-hydroxylase family protein, with the protein MTIRTGAEYLAGLRDGREVWLAGRRVDDVLAEPALAAAAHTVARLYDLQHDPELRDVLTFQDGDERHPRSLAAPRGTRALQRRGAAFRATAEATFGLVGRSPDFVNTAVTAFASAAPFFDKADPRFGRNATAYHAACLAGDPFLSHATINPPLSRARSSHEQDDPDVHLRIVRETSEGVTVRGAKLIGTLVPVADEIVVFPLPGYRPGDEAYTVAFAIPVATPGLRIVCREPLVADPSRLLSTPLAPYEEIDATCVFDDVLVPRDRVFFHGDVDAANRLYDATTARHHTGQHGVIRGAVKAELLTGIAVALAEMSGTDTFLHVKEMLGEILGSLELARAGAMAAEADAKISEWGTLTPAIAPVLALRYHFPRMTSRMIEVIQLLGGGSLLSTPAEEDLRSELWPGIERYFRGADGVPAEKRVRLLKLAWDATGSAFGQRQLQYERYHSGDPVRLAAAQYTGYDTAPLLETVQRAMDPMQLQASAPRTDFGDVCSPGETAS; encoded by the coding sequence ATGACCATCCGTACCGGAGCCGAGTATCTGGCCGGCCTGCGCGACGGACGCGAGGTCTGGCTCGCCGGACGGCGCGTCGATGACGTGCTTGCCGAACCCGCCCTGGCCGCAGCCGCACACACCGTCGCCCGCCTGTACGACCTGCAGCACGACCCGGAGCTGCGCGATGTGCTCACCTTCCAGGACGGCGACGAGCGCCACCCCCGGTCGCTGGCCGCACCACGCGGCACCCGGGCCTTGCAACGGCGCGGAGCGGCGTTCCGGGCTACCGCCGAAGCCACCTTCGGACTGGTCGGCAGGTCGCCCGACTTCGTGAACACTGCAGTCACCGCCTTCGCCTCGGCCGCTCCGTTCTTCGACAAAGCCGACCCGCGCTTCGGCCGCAACGCCACCGCCTATCACGCCGCCTGTCTGGCCGGCGACCCGTTCCTGTCGCACGCCACGATCAACCCGCCGCTCAGCCGCGCCCGTTCCTCCCACGAGCAGGACGATCCCGACGTCCACCTGAGGATTGTCCGCGAGACGAGCGAGGGTGTCACCGTGCGCGGCGCCAAGCTCATCGGCACCCTGGTGCCCGTTGCCGACGAGATCGTCGTCTTTCCGCTGCCCGGCTACCGGCCCGGCGACGAGGCGTACACGGTCGCCTTCGCGATCCCGGTGGCCACGCCGGGGCTGCGGATCGTCTGCCGCGAGCCCCTGGTGGCCGACCCCTCCCGGTTGCTCAGCACGCCCCTCGCGCCGTACGAGGAGATCGACGCCACCTGCGTATTCGACGACGTGCTCGTCCCCCGGGACAGGGTGTTCTTCCACGGGGACGTTGATGCCGCCAACCGCCTGTACGACGCGACGACCGCCCGGCACCATACCGGTCAGCACGGCGTCATCCGAGGCGCGGTCAAGGCCGAACTTCTCACCGGGATCGCCGTTGCGCTGGCCGAGATGTCCGGCACCGACACCTTTCTGCACGTCAAGGAGATGCTCGGCGAGATCTTGGGCTCCCTGGAGCTGGCCCGGGCAGGCGCCATGGCCGCCGAGGCCGACGCCAAGATCAGCGAGTGGGGCACCCTCACCCCGGCCATCGCCCCGGTGCTGGCTCTGCGTTACCACTTTCCCAGGATGACCAGCCGGATGATCGAGGTGATCCAGCTCCTGGGCGGTGGCAGCCTGCTGAGCACTCCTGCCGAAGAGGATCTGCGCAGTGAGCTGTGGCCCGGAATCGAACGCTACTTCCGGGGCGCCGACGGAGTTCCCGCCGAGAAGCGCGTCCGCCTCCTCAAACTCGCCTGGGATGCCACCGGCAGCGCCTTCGGCCAACGCCAGTTGCAGTACGAGCGCTACCACTCGGGCGACCCCGTACGCTTGGCCGCTGCCCAGTACACGGGGTACGACACGGCCCCGCTCCTGGAGACCGTGCAGCGGGCCATGGACCCGATGCAGCTGCAGGCAAGCGCCCCGAGAACGGACTTCGGGGATGTCTGCTCGCCGGGCGAGACGGCCTCGTGA
- a CDS encoding PLP-dependent cysteine synthase family protein codes for MIHENLLETLGMTPVVRLRKLLPHPQDRIYVKLEGANPSGSIKDRAALHMVEQAEQAGLLRPGATLVESTSGNLGKSLALIGAIKGYRVILVVDPKTPRSVLAYATSLGAELDMVIKPDANGSYQTARLHRVHRLVQEIPGAHTLNQYDNPRNPEAYRLHIAQEIVKDFDRLSALVATVSTGGHLSGLGSALKERFPALHVQAVDAVGSAAFGYPSKPYRLRGIGLSWRPGNLHPGPIDALHRVTDTEALSACRVLAAEEGLLLGESGGAAVFSALGYAAANPGGPVLAIAPDTGTNYLYETYDDQWLRDHGISPDTLCRNGEDLLRHARHPVHPPAPVDAGPVPASGTGQITTGGQA; via the coding sequence GTGATTCACGAGAACCTGCTGGAGACCCTCGGCATGACCCCCGTCGTGCGGCTGCGCAAGCTCCTGCCCCACCCGCAGGACCGGATCTACGTGAAGCTGGAGGGCGCGAATCCATCCGGCAGCATCAAGGACCGCGCTGCCCTGCACATGGTCGAACAGGCTGAGCAAGCGGGCCTGCTGAGGCCGGGAGCGACGCTTGTGGAATCGACCTCCGGCAATCTCGGCAAGTCCCTGGCTCTGATCGGGGCCATCAAGGGCTACCGGGTGATCCTTGTCGTCGACCCCAAGACACCCCGCTCCGTCCTCGCCTACGCAACCAGTCTCGGCGCCGAACTCGACATGGTGATCAAGCCCGACGCGAATGGCAGCTACCAGACCGCCCGCCTCCATCGGGTCCATCGGCTGGTCCAGGAGATCCCGGGCGCGCACACCCTGAACCAGTACGACAACCCCCGCAATCCGGAGGCGTACCGGCTGCACATCGCCCAGGAGATCGTCAAGGACTTCGACCGACTCTCCGCGCTGGTCGCCACGGTCAGTACCGGTGGCCACCTCAGCGGTCTGGGCAGCGCGTTGAAGGAACGCTTCCCCGCCCTGCATGTCCAGGCCGTCGACGCGGTCGGCTCCGCCGCCTTCGGCTACCCCTCCAAGCCATACCGGCTGCGCGGCATCGGCCTGAGCTGGCGCCCGGGCAACCTCCACCCCGGGCCCATCGACGCCCTGCACCGGGTCACCGACACCGAGGCTCTGTCAGCGTGCCGGGTGCTGGCGGCTGAGGAGGGCCTCCTGCTCGGCGAGTCCGGCGGCGCGGCGGTCTTCTCGGCGCTCGGTTACGCCGCCGCGAACCCGGGCGGTCCGGTCCTGGCCATCGCCCCCGACACCGGCACCAATTACCTGTACGAGACATACGACGACCAGTGGCTGCGTGATCACGGCATCTCGCCGGACACTCTGTGCCGGAACGGCGAGGACCTGCTGCGCCATGCCCGCCATCCGGTCCATCCTCCGGCCCCTGTGGACGCCGGCCCGGTCCCCGCGAGCGGAACCGGCCAGATCACGACAGGAGGACAGGCATGA